The genomic window TTATGTATGCTCTGTGTCGaaacgtgtgtgtgtgtgtgtgtgtgtgtgtgtgtgtaggagTTGTAGCTGCTGTGGGGAGAGGTGACCAGTTACTAATCGTGAGGTTTTACTCATTGCATTACATTCAAAGGTAAGCTTGTGCAAAGACTTCGAGGGGGAAAGGCTGATTTTTTCTGGCCTCCTGGGACTGTGAAGAGCGTTAGTCAGTCATCTTGGAAGGCATCAGGAATCTTGGCCATGAAGAAGCAGGTGGAGATGTTGCTGATGCTGGATGGGGACCAGGCCAGTAGCAGTTAATGCTGGCCATGTTTCCACTTGGACATAGGGCCAGGAAAGCTCACTGTTTGAAGGCAGGCCTGGCAGAGCCTGTTGTAGGACCTGGCCGTGTCTTGTTGCTCCTTTTCAGTTGGAGTTTTATTTATCTTGTCCTTAAATACCAGTTTACTTCAAGATGCACGTTAGGTAAGAATTATAGGAAGAATTACAGTGCTTATACTTGTAGTCAGGAGTcaaaatttattaatttcacTATTCATAGTAGTTAATGTATTAAATATGCTATTGTTTGTAGTATGAATCCTACATTTTCAAAGACAGCACATATTCAGTAAAAGAATTCCAATCGTACTTTCCTTAAGGAAGGCCTGCTAAAGTAATACAGATGTGAAAAACAAATAGATTTATCAGATGCAAGCCAGCAAATCTCTTAGTAGAATTAGAAAACATAGCAATTTTAGCATAGAGATTCTCCTGATAGTAGAATTATGAATCATAGTCTGTCATGAGGCTGTGTCATAGAAACatgatggtttgggttggaagggacatcaAAGATCATCTAGTTGCAATCCCCCTTGGTGTGTGCTGGGACACCTTTTACTGTGGTGCCTTttactggaccaggttgctccaagccccctcCAACCTGACTGTGACCTTTACCACttcagggatgaggcatccacaacttctctgggcaccctgtccCAGTGCTTCACCTCCCTCTGAGGGGTTCATGCACTGAGTTGAACAGTGCAGGTTGAAAGCTGGGTATGTGTAAGCATGGTGGGtagcttttaattttaatggTAAGTGTGATGAGAGGGAGAGACAAGATTTGCTTATGGCATTAACTGTATTTCTGATTTTGCTCTGGATGGCAGCTTTTGCAAATGAGCTGTGAGAGTTAACATCCCTATAAGTGACTGGCTGAGTGAAGGTCTCTTACATGGCAGATGGGGGGAAACCACAAGCTTGCAAGGTATGTGTGGTAGACTTGAGTGCTACCTTGCTGAGAACTGGGGTCTTCTGAGGCTGTAGGTTAGATTGCTGAAGCTGAAGGAAAGGAATTGAACTCATCACTGAACTCATCACTGGGACTTTGTGTTGAGGTTCCAGTTCCTTGTGCTTTACAATAGCTGTTGCACTTAAATCTACTGCAAGGCTGCAGTGTATACTGTTAGAAAGAACTCTTTTGACTGTTTTTATTCTCAATCTTCTCCTTTGTTCTCACTTGACAGGAATAATGTTTCCAACATGTCTGTGCAGTCGCTGCTTTGTGAAAGAATTGCTGTTGCCAAAGACTTGATTAAGAGAgcggaagccctttccaagtCCCAGAAAAGGAGAATAGAAGGTGGGGCAAAGCTATGTAGCAAACTGAAGGCAGAGCTAAATTTCTTACACAAGGTGGAGGCAGGGAAAGTGGCCATTAAAGAATCCCATCTGCAGAGTACAAACCTTACCCACCTCCAAGCCATTATTCAGTCGGCAGAGAACCTGGAGGATGTTGTCAGTGTCCTCCATGTCTTTGCTTATGAGGACAGGTTTGGAGACAAACAGACACTGGTGGTAGATGTCGTTGCGAACGGAGGTCACACATGGGTGAAGGCCATCGGTCGTAAAGCTGAGGCCCTGCATAACATCTGGCTGGGAAGGGGCCAGTATGGTGACAAAAGTGTCATTGAGCAGGCAGAGGACTTCCTGCAAGCAAGCCGTCAGCAGCCAGTGGAGTACAGCAATCCCCACATCATCTTTGCATTCTACAACAGCGTGTCCAGTCCTATGGCAGAGAAGCTCAAGGAGATGGGAATATCTGTGAGAGGAGATGTTGTTGCTGTGAACTCACTGGTAGAACCATCTGCAGAAAACGAGCACCTTGACACCAGTGAATCAGATGAAGAAGACCCTGAACTCCTGCAGGTGACCAGGGTAGACCGGGAGAATTTAGTGGCCAGCATTGCTTTCCCTACCCAGATCAAAGTAAACATCTGCAATAGAGTTAATTTGGACATCACTACCTTAATAACCTACGTCTCTGCGCTGAGCTATGGTGGCTGCTACTTTGTCTTCAAGGAAAAAGTGCTGACAGAGCAAGCAGCCCaagaaagaagggagagagTCCTGCCTCAGCTGAAGGAGTTCATGGAAGGAAAGGAGCTCTTTGCCTGTGAATCTGCTGTCAGAGATTTCCAGTCCATCTTGGAAACGCTGGGAGGACCTGGAGAGAAAGAGCGAGCTGCATTGCTTGTTAAAAGAATTAACGTGGTGCCAGATCAGCCCTCGGACCGTGCCTTAGGACTCGTGGCTAGTTCAAAAATCAACAGCCGCTCTTTAGCCATTTTTGGGACAGGAGACACTTTGAAAGCCATCACCATGACTGCAAATAGTGGGTTTGTAAGGGCAGCAGCAAACCAAGGTGTCAGGTTCAGTGTTTTTGTCCATCAGCCACGAGCATTGACCGAAAGCAAAGAATCTTTAGCCACACCTCTACCAAAGCGCTGCCCATCTGATAATGGAGTGTAACTCAAATGAGTTAGCAGTGGAAAATACTGCATCTACTGCAGTGGAGGCATTTAGAGAAACAGAGGAGTCATAGCAATACAATTTTGGGTGTGTATCAATGGTGACAGCAACTAGCAGTGGAAGAGCTCCTCAAGGGATTTGTAATATCTTTACTCCTTCCTTGAGGTTATTTTTTGTCCAGCTGACCATTAATTTATTCACTAAAGTAATAACAAGTCAATGAAAATTTTTAACTGGCTTACAGTGCATTAATTGTATCCATCCCCATTAAAAAGTTCAGTTAAAGCACAGTTACTGAGGTCTCCTTGTTATTTTTGTCCTCCCCAGAGAGGTAAAATTCGTCATCTTAGATGAACTTTGGGCTTGACTTCCATGGAACTtaaatctttcttttccctgttcCAACCAACCTTGGTTTTGGTTGATTCAGGGGGACCTTGTGCAGAGACTTATGCCTTTTTGGGAGTGTGATGTTTCGTGAAGATGTGACTAGTAGCCATGAATAGAAACCAACTTAAGCCTTCCTTGTCTTACTGAAAGCAACCTCTATGTGTATACCAGCGTAAGGCTGAATTAGGCAACAGCTttaaaattcctggaaaaatcaGTTGGAGTTGATTTGCATTAATATGTTGTTGCTCTTGGGCTAAACTGGACAGCCAGTGGTAGCAGACCAAGGAGGCACATCCACTTCACTTTTCTCTTAGCCTTTGCCCAGCAAAGTCGTGCTGGTTGAAAAGTCCAGCTCAAAGCTTCAGATAACAGAATCCAAAATTCAGCCAGGACCCAGGTAGTTTTTGATATTAGCATGCTCTTTGCTGAGAACTCATGGTGATCTTGAACCTGGCTTTGTTGCATCTGAATTACAAAGCCTCAGTGAGGTCCTTTAGTGTTGGAGTGATGGAGGAGATTTGCAGGGCATGTTCTTAAATCCTAGTTTGCTCTGTAGTAGAGAGAAGCCCTTTTGCTGGTGGTGTAATTGCTCTTTTTGTTCCAAGTGTAGAATAAATAACTATTTcttctgctgtattttttttttctttgcccaGAGAGATTTGCAGTTGTAGGGGTCTTTatcatgttttgttttttttttttcctgaatgctGTAATGACAGCACTTGCTCTTTGGTATTAATTTTCATCAGTTTCCTAGTGGAAATCTTGAGGTGTCAGAGTGAAGCTCTGAGCCCCAAGCTATACATTTTTATCAGGTTAGTGAAAGAGCTACCCACTGAATATTTTATAGGCTGTTGTTCAATACAATTGCATTGTTATGCAGCTTAATAGTTCAGGCCAAGAACATTCTCTTGCCACTCCACTCTAAATTTCTTCTTACAGTACAATGTatctgcagtgctgcttttaGCTGTAGGCTCAAACCATTTCTTTCTGGTTGCTAGCAGTGGTGCAAAGATACTGGAATGCCAGCAAGACCACTCTGTGTGCCTTGTTCAGCTGAGTAAAATGAACTCCCAAGGGGAAAAAGTGTACTTCTTGTTGGTGGGATTCTTGGTCTGCTCTTACTATGCCTGTAGAGTAAAATGTTAGGAATGGTCACCAGTGGTCACATGCTGCATAGCTTTACCTGAGGCTCTTAGCAATGTGGATGGCAGTCTGCTCTCTATGCTCCCCATTTTCTGTAGGTCCCTGAAGTAGTTAATGAAGTTAAGGATGGGTGGAACtggattttgggttttgctgCTTCAGCATCCAATGTACTACCTGCAAGTTTCTCAGTTCCTCCTTGGTGAGTTCTAACAAAACATCTAGCTTGTTCCTACAGTGTAACACAGTAATGAAACCTCATGGCAGGATTCATCCCCCACTGTATCCATTGATTTTCTTTAAACTTCTGAAGGGAGAGGAGGACCAACCCAATGAAACAATAATatgttggctgtgctgcagaaatGGAAGTCTGCCTTAGTAGTTAACAGTGCAAGTTTCACCATGCGGGAGCTTAGAGAGATAGTAATCCATTATGGTGTGATGTATTTACCAGACACAACCAGACATGTCTGTGAAGTGTTGTAAACAGCTGGAAGAAAAGTACCTTTCATTTCTGCCATGAGAGCTCTTACTCTGGACACCTTTGTGATGTCTTTCCTCTGCAGTAGGTGTGGGAATAGGGCTTGGGGAGGCCATCTGTCTAAGACAAAAAGAACTGTGTGTTTCAAAACTGTGTTTGTCTTGCATCATGTGTCCTGAAAAAGGGTACAGGAAACTTCCTAGTTAATAATTTATGAATAAATAACATGGGAGGGAGGGGTTCTTTTTGTCTGCAACTCAGAGCTGTGAAAGTTGAGGTTCCAAAAGACAGCTTACTATTTCATAGATTCACAAAATGTTAaggggttggaatggaccttaaagatcatctagagCCAACCTTGCCTGCCATGGGCCGGGACActtcccactagaccaggttgctcaaggcaTTAGCCAACCTGGCCTTAAACACTGctagggatggggcatccaagCCTCCTTtggcagtctgttccagtgtctcaccacacTTGCAGTAAAGAAATCCTTTCTAATATTTAACCTAAATTTTCCCTCTTTCAATGTGTACCCATTATTCTTTGTCCTGTCATTGCAGTTCCTGATGAAGAGTTTCTCTCCAGCTTGATGAagagtctctctccagcttccctgtagGTCTCTTTCAGATACTGGAAGGTTGTCATCAGGTCTCCatgcaaccttctcttctccaggctgaacagctccAACTTTCTCAGCCTGTGTTCGTAGGGGAGGTGCTGTAGTTCTCTTATCAgctttgtggcctcctctggacttgctccaacagttcCATGTCATTTTAATGTTGGGGACGCCACAACTGTGCACAGTACTCCAGGTGGGATCACATATGAGCAGAGTACAGGAGCAGAATCACCCTCCTTTGAGCTGCATGTGATGCATTCCTtgtgatgcagcccaggattcAATTGTCTTTCTGAGCTGTGAGCACAGACAGCTGGCTCATGTGGAGTTTTTCATCACCTGTAACTCCCAAGTCTTTCttagcagggctgctctccgtCACTTCTCTGCCCAACCCATTGGTGTGTCTGGGATTGCAGTGACCCAGGTGTAGGACCTTGCACTTTGCTTTGCTGAATTTCATGAGGTTTGCATTGGCCCCTGCGTGGTATTATCCCTCCATGGTGTCAACTGCACCACAGAGCTTGGTGGTGTCAGCAAACCTGTGAAGGTACACTTGGTCCCCCTGTCCACATTGCCAGCAAAAACGTTGAGGAGCCCCAGTACCAATCTCTGAGGGACACCACTCATCACTGGTCTCCATGTGTAGCCATTGACCACAGCTCTTTCTATGTAGCAATCCAGCTTTATCCACTGAGTGTTCATCCATCAAATCCCTGTCTCTCCAATCTGGAGACAAGGATGTCCTGCAGGAGTTTGAAACACTTTGCATTTAGTCCAGGTAGACAATGTCAgttgctctgctcctgtccaccaATGCTGTAGCCCTGTCATAGAAGGTCACCAAATTTGTTAGGCATGATCTTCTCCTTGTAAAACCATTTTGGCATTTACCAGCCATCTCTTTGTTAGCCAGGTGCCTTAGCATAGTTTCCAGTAGAATCTGCTCCATGACCTTGCCTGGCACAGAACTGAAACTGACTGATTAGTAGTTCCCTGGGTCTTTCGCtttcccctttttaaaaatgggagttacatttccctttttctcatAATCAGGGACTTCACCTGACTGCCATGATTTTTCAGAAATGATGGATGGTGGCTCAGCAACTTTGTGTGCCAGCCCCCTCAGGACCCATGGATGAGCCTCATCAGGTCCCATGGACTTGTGCACATTCTCAAACCTGAGAAGGTCTCAAACCTGATCCTCTCCTACAGTCAGGGTCTTCATCCTCCCAGTCCCTGCATCTGCCAGAGGCACAGAAGTTGTTGAGAACTCCAGCCTTCTCTTTGTCCAGGGTAGCCAGgtctctcttttccctctggaaAGGACTCACCTTAGCTTGGTCTTTCACTTGATTGCAATGTATCTATGGAGTCCCTTCCTGTTATTCTTAATATTCCCTGGCCAGACACAACTCTAACTGGGCCTTGGCTTCTCTAACCTTGTCCCTAGTTTCCTATAcaattttcctgctcttttcagGCCCTCTGTCCTCGTGTCCACTTTCTGAAAGCTCCTTTTCTCGCTTTGAGtttgcacagcagctccttATCCATCCCTAGAGGCCTCCTGGCATTTTTGCCCAGTCTCCTTGTTAAGATACCTTACTCCTGAGCTTGGAGGAGGTGATCCTTGAAATCCAGCCAGTGGTCTTGGGCCCCTCTGTCTTCCAGGACTCTATCCAATGGGACTCTACCAAATAGGTCCTTGGAGAGGGCAAAGTCTGCTCTCCTGAAGTCAGGGCAGTGAGCTTGCTGTGTGCCCTCCTTGCTATCCTCAGGATCATAAACACCATCTCCTGGTCACTGCAGCCAAGCCTGCCTTGAAGCACTGCATTCCccaccagctccttcctctTGGTGAGCACAAGTTCCAGTAATGGCACCAAAGATacttttttccttgtttgtcAAGTAGATACTGTCATCCCCCAGTAAACCAGGCTTGGCAAAGCGAGTCCTATGAGTCTGAGTAACCAAAACTCTGACTAGGGCAACATTGCTGTAGCCATTTGTTGACCTGCCAGATTTGTCTGCCTATTTCAAGTCCCTCTCCTTTGACCTGGAGGATTAATGAAAAAACTACTTGAACTCCAGGACCCTTTACTATCTCTCCCAGCGCTCCTTAGTCCCTCTTAATGCTTCCCAGACTGGTGCCAGGTGTATCCCTGGCTCCACCATGTATATTACCGACTAATAGTGGGTAATGGTCTGTGTTTGAGTAGGCTTGGGAGCTTCTCAGTAATGTCCCAGACCCAGGCTCCTGGAAGGCTGTCCACCTCCCTTGAGAGTGAGTCAGGCCAACAGATGAGTGCCTCTGTACCTCGTAAAGCAGAATCAACCACTCCATTCACCTGCCACCTCTTCTTGGTTGAACTTGTCATTAATTTATTTGTAGAACAGATTGGGCAGCTCCAGTTATCTCCTGCTCTCTGAGGTCCATCTGGGTTATCAAATTCCTTTTCCCAATGACTGAGTTGAAGGCATATTTACTCCTCTTCTAGTTTGATCACTCGCTTCCTAAGTTTTGTGCTCTACCTTTGCACCCTGCCCATTCAAACAGCCCCTTGTGCTCCCTGGAGCTGTTTAAATCTCCCTTGGATGCTCCTGGCAATGCCTCCTCCTTGCCAGTGATTTTTCACTAATTAATCTGTTTTACAGTATTACAGGATGTAGTCAAAGCTAGGTGCATGGTAATAGTGCACTTATGCATGGTAATTCATTATGGCCTTTCAATCCTTTGCATTTAAGTTAATATGCTTACAGCCTTTTCACCCTGATAAGAGCTTTGAATGAGTAAATGGGAGACAGCTGCTTCATTCCACTTCTTGCTGTGACTCTAAGAAGTGTGTTTCCATCATTTTCCCTCCTGTATTGCATTCAGCAATCTTGAATATCCTCTTGGGTACCTTCTAAAGAAGTTTCTCCAAGCCACAGGTGAGAGGGCAGCGGCCCACATTTAAACATGGTAGGTGACCCAGAGAAAGCAGTAAAAAGCAAATGACTCTGTATTCCTGGGATCAGAAGGGGCTGAGGTCTGTTTGCAGTATTCcttcacagctgctgctgcagagctggcagacTTGTTCACTTCTGTGTGACCTGGAAGTGCAACTCTGTTGAAAAGCCTCTGTATCTGGAGCCACCGTGTGGTGATTTTCTTCATTACCAGTCCTTTTTGACCAACACGGTATTTGCTACTGAAtcgattttctttcttttactaATTTCTGCCAATCATATAGGCAATCTTTTAGGAATATTAAACCCTTTCTACATGATACTGGGAAGCTTGAGGGTTTTATTGTAATTTTCTGTGTCCCTGTTGCATCTTGCAATGAAAAACTCAGAATGTGGatgttctcttttatttttttccccacagtgtTTTTTTTGCTTATTAGTCAAACAGAAGTGTACTGTTAAAAAGCTCTAAAAATTGTTTTATAAGATGAAAGAATGCTCGCTTGGAAACAAAATGTCTTTTGattgtaatatttattttatattgcCTTTGAATATATTGGTGATCTGCTCATACAAACCATTGTTCTGGTTTGGTGAATTTAGATATCTTTTACTTAATGTCACCAGTAGGAGATTAGATGTTGAACTTCCCTTATTTATGACTTTGCAAATGAGCCATTAGAAGATGGAAAATTATATTTGAAATAAGTTTGAATAAATGGAAATCCAAgactgcttttcctttcttccaacATCACACAACTGCTATGTCTACACTTCAGCGGGCACTAGAGGATATGGAGATGTCTCACTTGCTGCTATGGGTTTTAAGGGATATTTTTTTTAGTGGAAGTTTAAAGCATTAAGTTCCTTGGAAAAGAGGGAGTCCTAAATTTTTTTTAGGGAACCTTTTTCTTCTAACACTTCTAATTCATTTTAGATTATTTCTATATGGTCTCTTAAGGAGAGCCAACATCTCTGTTCTATGCAGCACTCAGCCTGCTCTCTTTGCTACAACAATAAGGATATTAAACCAAGAATGCTGCAATTGATGCCAGGCAGTAGGAAGCACTTGGATATTACATGAGAAATAAATCACTAAGTTAAGTTTTTAGTACAATCATGTTTCTGTGTATGTTCTTTAGTTGCTGTTGTTCTGGCTGACAAAACTCGAGGATCAATGATTTATTTGCCATTGTGCCTGCAAGCCATGAAAATAATCAGAGGTTTTTGCATGTTTGTAGCCACAGCTGTTTAAAAAGTTAATGGGCTAAATAGTGGTTTGTGTTTCAAACTGCCCCTGCCATCTGAGGATACCTTCAGCAGATGTAAAGCATTCTGAAGTCAGCTGAAGCCTGCCTGAAAATGCTTTCACAACCCTGCTTCTATTTCCTGCAAACTGAAAGCAGGCTTGGtcagaacagaaataaaataagaaaacacaAGCATCAGTTGTATGAAAAATGTTTGAGAGgtgacataaaaaaaaaaaaaccaaaaccccaaaaaagcctgaaaaaacACACCCTAAagtatttttaatctttttagtTGAAGTGGACCAGGGGAAGGACTTACAATAATGATGAAGCATGTACTTGCGATGACATTCTTTATTTCAGGTTATTGTGCAAGCAAAACAGTGCAGGTCAGCTGTTGTTGAATTAATCTGGTAAAGTAAGCAAGAATTAGATGGGGTCCTGGAACTGAAGGCTATGGCTACAGTTTTCCTGCAAGGTGTAGTTCTGGGAATGGCTCTGCCATCTAGCTTGCAACAGGCACCTCACATGTGTTCTTGGTGGTGAAATCACCTCTATAGGTAAGTAGGTGTTGCTTTTTCATCAAGTTTTAATGTTGAAATTTACTctagaacaaaaaaaagagagtgAGTATCAAATTACTAAACTGCTCAGAAGTGCGACTTTGGGGCTTTGCAAGTTGTTACCAATGAATACCATGGAAATTAAGATTGTTCCTAAACTATTGTAAGgaataagcaaacaaaaccc from Agelaius phoeniceus isolate bAgePho1 chromosome 1, bAgePho1.hap1, whole genome shotgun sequence includes these protein-coding regions:
- the C1H7orf25 gene encoding UPF0415 protein C7orf25 homolog isoform X1 encodes the protein MYALCRNVCVCVCVCVCVGVVAAVGRGDQLLIVRFYSLHYIQRNNVSNMSVQSLLCERIAVAKDLIKRAEALSKSQKRRIEGGAKLCSKLKAELNFLHKVEAGKVAIKESHLQSTNLTHLQAIIQSAENLEDVVSVLHVFAYEDRFGDKQTLVVDVVANGGHTWVKAIGRKAEALHNIWLGRGQYGDKSVIEQAEDFLQASRQQPVEYSNPHIIFAFYNSVSSPMAEKLKEMGISVRGDVVAVNSLVEPSAENEHLDTSESDEEDPELLQVTRVDRENLVASIAFPTQIKVNICNRVNLDITTLITYVSALSYGGCYFVFKEKVLTEQAAQERRERVLPQLKEFMEGKELFACESAVRDFQSILETLGGPGEKERAALLVKRINVVPDQPSDRALGLVASSKINSRSLAIFGTGDTLKAITMTANSGFVRAAANQGVRFSVFVHQPRALTESKESLATPLPKRCPSDNGV
- the C1H7orf25 gene encoding UPF0415 protein C7orf25 homolog isoform X2 produces the protein MSVQSLLCERIAVAKDLIKRAEALSKSQKRRIEGGAKLCSKLKAELNFLHKVEAGKVAIKESHLQSTNLTHLQAIIQSAENLEDVVSVLHVFAYEDRFGDKQTLVVDVVANGGHTWVKAIGRKAEALHNIWLGRGQYGDKSVIEQAEDFLQASRQQPVEYSNPHIIFAFYNSVSSPMAEKLKEMGISVRGDVVAVNSLVEPSAENEHLDTSESDEEDPELLQVTRVDRENLVASIAFPTQIKVNICNRVNLDITTLITYVSALSYGGCYFVFKEKVLTEQAAQERRERVLPQLKEFMEGKELFACESAVRDFQSILETLGGPGEKERAALLVKRINVVPDQPSDRALGLVASSKINSRSLAIFGTGDTLKAITMTANSGFVRAAANQGVRFSVFVHQPRALTESKESLATPLPKRCPSDNGV